Proteins from a single region of Hydra vulgaris chromosome 12, alternate assembly HydraT2T_AEP:
- the LOC100209433 gene encoding E3 ubiquitin-protein ligase MARCHF8 isoform X4 → MTDDVLWFTQMCNIFKEKKKKFEKHRRVSNSSCRSLTSRVNDICKICHNEQTKNDAFVSPCLCSGSLLYVHQSCIQKWIKMTGTKSCELCQYGFNIECTTLPIRKWKSFELSPNERRKILCTVSFHVIAVTCMVWSLCVLINHTAEEFKRGNFEWPFWIKLVVSVIGFISVVVFMYVHSKFYVKLFIRLKTYNRAIFITNVSEIEKERFKTHFVEIQDKEVELNKACQINQN, encoded by the exons aaacatCGCCGCGTATCTAACTCGTCTTGCCGCTCTCTGACTTCACGTGTTAatgatatttgtaaaatatgccataacgaacaaacaaaaaatgatgcGTTTGTTTCTCCGTGTCTTTGTTCGGGTTCATTACTTTATGTTCATCAAAGTTGCATACAAAAATGGATTAAAATGACTGGTACAAAAAGTTGCGAGTTATGTCAGTATGGCTTCAATATTGAATGTACAACTCTTCCAATAAGAaag TGGAAAAGTTTTGAGCTATCGCCTAACGAACGTCGAAAAATATTGTGTACCGTTTCTTTTCATGTAATAGCAGTTACATGTATGGTTTGGTCTTTATGTGTTCTTATTAATCACACTGCTGAAGAATTTAAAAGAGGCAATTTTGAATGGCCATTTTGGATCAAACTTGTTGTTTCAGTAATTGGTTTTATaagtgttgttgtttttatgtaCGTCCATAGCAAATTTTATGTGAAGCtatttataagattaaaaacatataaccgtgcaatatttataacaaatgtttcagaaattgaaaaagaaagatttaagACTCATTTTGTTGAAATACAAGACAAAGAGGTTGAACTAAATAAAGCATgtcaaataaatcaaaattag